In Penaeus monodon isolate SGIC_2016 chromosome 15, NSTDA_Pmon_1, whole genome shotgun sequence, a genomic segment contains:
- the LOC119581941 gene encoding LOW QUALITY PROTEIN: synaptobrevin-like (The sequence of the model RefSeq protein was modified relative to this genomic sequence to represent the inferred CDS: inserted 1 base in 1 codon) translates to MSETDKTENAEAKETKDKEESKEVDESQEGDGKKEGDASGEAKGEGEGEEKKEGGEEEGGSAEGGAAAAGGAAPEGAPPTGENGEIVGGPRGPQQVAAQKRLQQTQAQVDEVVGIMRVNVARVLERDQKLSELDDRADALQQGASQFEQQAGKLKRKMWWKNIKMMIIMGVHGLLVFINIVGPYRPKGNEKQEDNVVNNNAKPINXTANIRHNANNAHQSLKSSWA, encoded by the exons ATGTCTGAAACTGATAAGACTGAGAATGCAGAGGCAAAAGAGACTAAGGATAAAGAGGAGTCAAAGGAGGTAGACGAATcacaggagggggatgggaaaaaggaaggagatgcTTCAGGAGAagcaaagggagaaggagaaggagaagaaaagaaagaaggaggggagga ggaaggagg GTCTGCTGAAGGAGGTGCAGCAGCAGCGGGGGGGGCTGCTCCAGAGGGGGCCCCTCCTACGGGGGAGAATGGCGAGATCGTGGGAGGACCCCGAGGACCCCAGCAGGTGGCAGCACAGAAACGACTTCAACAGACTCAGGCGCAAGTCGATGAG GTTGTGGGAATAATGCGAGTCAACGTGGCAAGAGTATTGGAACGTGATCAGAAACTGTCTGAACTTGATGACCGAGCAG ATGCCCTTCAGCAGGGAGCCTCACAGTTTGAGCAGCAGGCTGGAAAACTAAAGAGGAAAATGTGGTGGAAGAACATTAAG ATGATGATCATTATGGGAGTTCACGGTCTACTTGTCTTCATCAACATTGTG GGGCCCTACCGtccaaagggaaatgaaaaacaagagGACAATGTAGTCAACAATAACGCTAAACCCATCA AAACAGCCAACATCAGGCATAACGCCAATAACGCCCATCAATCTTTGAAGTCAAGTTGGGCTTAG